From a region of the Corallococcus coralloides DSM 2259 genome:
- a CDS encoding ExeA family protein produces the protein MTTYLDFFELTQEPFSNAPVSRFYYNSAQHSQALTRLMHAVGYMKGLSILIGDIGAGKTTLARRMLDSLPESEYEAALLVIIHSGITAQWLLRRIALQLGVENPAQEKLALLSQLYQRLLQIYESGKKAVVLIDEAQMLETRELMEEFRGLLNLEVPERKLISFVFFGLPEIEKNLKLDPPLAQRVALRYKLEPFTAESTEAYVKHRLRLAGCPRMPFTPEALLAVHEHSGGTPRVINTLCDNALFEAFLARSETISAELVHRIGNNLGLQGGSAASQASERASAPATSLPRTANTKIDLAEIDRYLEGLGKL, from the coding sequence ATGACGACCTACCTCGATTTCTTCGAACTCACCCAGGAGCCGTTCTCCAACGCTCCGGTGAGCCGCTTCTATTACAACTCCGCGCAGCACTCGCAGGCCCTCACGCGGCTGATGCACGCCGTGGGCTACATGAAGGGCCTGTCCATCCTCATTGGCGACATCGGCGCGGGCAAGACGACGCTCGCCCGGCGCATGCTCGACTCGCTTCCAGAGTCCGAGTACGAGGCCGCGCTGCTCGTCATCATCCACTCGGGCATCACCGCCCAGTGGCTGCTGCGCCGCATCGCGCTCCAGCTGGGCGTGGAGAACCCCGCGCAGGAGAAGCTGGCGCTCCTGTCGCAGCTCTACCAGCGCCTGCTGCAAATCTATGAGTCCGGCAAGAAGGCCGTCGTCCTCATCGACGAGGCGCAGATGCTGGAGACGCGCGAGCTCATGGAGGAGTTCCGGGGGCTGCTGAACCTGGAAGTGCCGGAGCGCAAGCTCATCTCCTTCGTCTTCTTCGGCCTGCCGGAGATTGAGAAGAACCTGAAGCTGGATCCGCCGCTCGCCCAGCGCGTGGCGCTCCGCTACAAGCTGGAGCCCTTCACGGCGGAGTCCACGGAGGCGTACGTGAAGCACCGGCTGCGGCTCGCCGGCTGCCCGCGCATGCCCTTCACGCCGGAGGCGCTGCTCGCCGTGCACGAGCACTCCGGCGGCACCCCGCGCGTCATCAACACCCTGTGCGACAACGCCCTCTTCGAGGCGTTCCTCGCGCGCTCGGAGACCATCAGCGCGGAGCTGGTGCACCGCATCGGCAACAACCTGGGGCTCCAGGGTGGCTCGGCTGCCTCCCAGGCAAGCGAGCGGGCGAGCGCGCCCGCCACCTCGCTGCCCCGGACGGCGAACACCAAAATCGACCTGGCGGAGATCGACCGCTACCTCGAGGGACTCGGTAAGCTCTAG
- a CDS encoding translocation/assembly module TamB domain-containing protein, translated as MSLPSRNSAARKALLLVLLVVSGSILLLRQPFTWDAACTLARRNLPDLLGVDVGIGRCELDPLGSRVVLHGLSVFAPGRDTPLFTADEAEVGLGFLSPLSRRLMLGHVRVRHPRVALDLSRPSSSPPPSSDGTCPLTPLTRVGAGRVDITGAEVRLALPDGRGVEVENLDVGWVEHWGVMELEVGARRGLVRLGAGGGELTLGQLGFTGALDPDEGLLDVERAEVTLDDITATVSGRVETLCHPVLALDAQVFLPLRTLSQAKLLPRPATGHLWTRLSVTGKPSALAVGADLSASNLSYEQYGPVSLNARLSYAGDSVRVESLEAPLGSGKVKLSGALKLTPELPVDVTLQTEDASFGRILERAGVAGSWVDFPATANAHLTGTLLPRPSLSGPLDLRSGRFVLATRAFDAPVSAGKTLLTFERGRAQTAVKLTGDRVSFSRLTVESGRSRVHGDVTLYFDTARGLDIQGNGELELSDFGHIAELPWSGKGSANYSIVGPYSDVKVDASLSLRDFTFWGFGLGVTQAKLSYSNGVLSFPSLTGQKGRTQYFGNAKLAFARLLHLHLRLDVTVPQGRTEDLVDLVAGLSPSIAVVQGQFAGAASGRVEIDSPLEKLEGLVAFDLRDTTYLGRRLGAGSARLRFVDGKEMVLERTVLDGRLGRTWVEGSFGFTAGALDYRFGGENLSLAEAVGQETAEAMGIQGTLALAGTVAGSADKPDIQATLKGPRITFASRDLGAMDLALHQEGKQLRITGRPFRDAQGYLNMTVKEPYLFDSTVDLLLPEIKPLLPQVPALAGVTGMLAGRVTLQGPLLQPESYTVGATVRELSLARGDLRGRNQGPIVLTYVNSRLDVQPFRFSGASVDFTLGGWVSQRAVNMSLREGRMDVRLLEPLLPGMERVGGQLRVDAEATGSLDAPSVVGTAELSDVRLAMRDLPLTVRGMSGRLELTGQRVLLEHLQAQVNEGQVSARGDIRLERFVPKRLALTLQLDAVPYRMTEDLPLTVSGLLQVVGPPTGPTVTGGLDIIKLRYQKPLDIEALLKTMQKKPNLAVGGGGERARDPFFTWDVNVHFGDVRVDNNLAKARLLGDVRLTGTDVKPGLLGRVEAAEGSQAFFRNNLFTIDQGQLEFRDASGIDPVFEVQAQTSVREFVVKLHAFGRPANPLVVLSSEPVLTEGDILSLLTLGVTSADKDTAASASYGLAAEALFNVSGLDRQVRRFLPSNPVLRDLSLQISTTYNDATRQAEPTAQLESKFLSEQLKIGMTQPVSGRGTRARAEYRFDDRLSAQAQWDNENSQASFGNLGLELKLGWEVE; from the coding sequence TTGTCCCTCCCCAGCCGCAACAGTGCAGCGCGCAAGGCGCTCTTGTTGGTGCTCCTCGTGGTGTCGGGGAGCATCCTGCTGTTGCGTCAGCCGTTCACCTGGGACGCCGCCTGCACCCTGGCGCGCAGGAACCTGCCGGACCTGCTGGGCGTGGACGTGGGCATCGGCCGGTGCGAGCTGGATCCGCTGGGCTCGCGCGTGGTGCTGCACGGCCTGTCGGTGTTCGCGCCGGGCAGGGACACGCCGCTGTTCACCGCGGACGAGGCGGAGGTGGGGCTGGGCTTCCTGTCGCCCCTGTCCCGCCGCCTCATGCTGGGCCACGTGCGCGTGCGCCATCCGCGCGTGGCGCTGGACCTGTCCCGGCCCTCCTCCAGCCCGCCGCCTTCCTCCGACGGCACGTGCCCGCTCACGCCGCTGACCCGCGTGGGCGCGGGGCGCGTGGACATCACCGGCGCGGAGGTGCGCCTCGCGCTGCCGGACGGGCGGGGCGTGGAGGTGGAGAACCTGGACGTGGGGTGGGTGGAGCACTGGGGCGTGATGGAGCTGGAGGTGGGCGCGCGGCGGGGCCTGGTGCGCCTGGGCGCGGGCGGCGGCGAGCTGACGCTGGGGCAGCTGGGCTTCACCGGCGCGCTGGACCCCGACGAAGGGCTGCTGGACGTGGAGCGCGCGGAGGTGACGCTCGACGACATCACCGCCACGGTGTCCGGCCGTGTGGAGACGCTGTGCCATCCGGTGCTCGCGCTGGACGCGCAGGTGTTCCTGCCGCTGCGCACGCTGTCGCAGGCGAAGCTGTTGCCGCGTCCGGCCACGGGGCATCTGTGGACGCGCCTGTCCGTCACCGGGAAGCCGTCCGCGCTCGCGGTGGGCGCGGACCTGTCCGCGAGCAACCTGTCCTACGAGCAGTACGGCCCGGTGAGCCTCAACGCGCGCCTGTCGTACGCGGGGGACAGCGTGCGCGTGGAGTCGCTGGAGGCCCCGCTGGGCTCCGGCAAGGTGAAGCTGTCGGGCGCGTTGAAGCTCACGCCAGAGCTGCCCGTGGACGTGACGCTCCAGACGGAGGACGCGTCCTTCGGGCGCATCCTGGAGCGCGCGGGCGTGGCGGGCTCGTGGGTGGACTTCCCCGCGACGGCGAACGCGCACCTCACCGGGACGCTGCTGCCCCGGCCCTCGCTGTCCGGGCCGCTGGATTTGCGCAGCGGCCGCTTCGTGCTGGCCACGCGCGCATTCGACGCGCCGGTCAGCGCGGGCAAGACGCTGCTCACCTTCGAGCGGGGCCGCGCGCAGACGGCCGTGAAGCTGACGGGGGACCGCGTGTCCTTCAGCCGCCTCACGGTGGAGTCCGGCCGCTCGCGCGTGCACGGCGACGTGACGCTCTACTTCGACACCGCGCGCGGCCTGGACATCCAGGGCAACGGCGAGCTGGAGCTGTCGGACTTCGGCCACATCGCGGAGCTGCCGTGGTCCGGGAAGGGCTCCGCGAACTACTCCATCGTGGGGCCGTACTCGGACGTGAAGGTGGACGCGAGCCTGTCCCTGCGCGACTTCACCTTCTGGGGCTTCGGCCTGGGCGTGACGCAGGCGAAGCTGTCGTACTCGAATGGCGTGCTGTCCTTCCCGTCGCTCACCGGCCAGAAGGGGCGCACGCAGTACTTCGGCAACGCGAAGCTCGCCTTCGCGCGCCTCCTGCACCTGCACCTGCGCCTGGACGTGACCGTGCCGCAGGGCCGCACCGAGGACCTGGTGGACCTGGTGGCGGGGCTGAGCCCGTCCATCGCCGTGGTGCAGGGCCAGTTCGCGGGCGCGGCTTCGGGCCGCGTCGAAATCGACAGTCCCCTGGAGAAGCTGGAGGGGCTGGTGGCCTTCGACCTGCGCGACACCACGTACCTGGGCCGCCGGCTGGGCGCGGGCTCCGCGCGGCTGCGCTTCGTGGACGGCAAGGAGATGGTGCTGGAGCGCACCGTGCTGGATGGCCGGCTGGGGCGCACCTGGGTGGAGGGCTCCTTCGGCTTCACCGCGGGCGCGCTGGACTACCGCTTCGGCGGAGAGAACCTGTCGCTCGCGGAGGCCGTGGGGCAGGAGACCGCGGAAGCGATGGGCATCCAGGGCACGCTCGCGCTCGCGGGCACCGTGGCGGGCTCGGCGGACAAGCCCGACATCCAGGCCACGCTGAAGGGCCCGCGCATCACCTTCGCGTCGCGCGACCTGGGCGCCATGGACCTCGCGCTGCACCAGGAGGGCAAGCAGCTGCGCATCACCGGGCGCCCCTTCCGCGACGCGCAGGGCTACCTGAACATGACGGTGAAGGAGCCCTACCTCTTCGACTCCACCGTCGACCTGCTGCTGCCGGAAATCAAGCCGCTGCTGCCGCAGGTGCCGGCGCTGGCGGGCGTCACCGGCATGCTCGCGGGGCGCGTGACGCTGCAGGGCCCGCTGTTGCAGCCAGAGAGCTACACGGTGGGGGCCACGGTGCGGGAGCTGTCGCTCGCGCGGGGCGACCTGCGCGGCCGCAACCAGGGCCCCATCGTGCTGACGTACGTCAACAGCCGGCTGGATGTGCAGCCCTTCCGCTTCAGTGGCGCGTCGGTGGACTTCACGTTGGGCGGCTGGGTGAGCCAGCGCGCCGTGAACATGAGCCTGCGCGAGGGGCGCATGGACGTGCGGCTCTTGGAGCCGCTGTTGCCGGGCATGGAGCGCGTGGGCGGCCAGCTGCGCGTGGACGCGGAGGCCACGGGTTCCCTGGACGCGCCGTCGGTGGTGGGCACCGCGGAGCTGTCCGACGTGCGGCTGGCCATGCGCGACCTGCCGCTCACCGTGCGCGGCATGTCCGGGCGCCTGGAGTTGACGGGCCAGCGCGTGCTGCTGGAGCACCTGCAGGCCCAGGTCAACGAGGGCCAGGTGTCCGCGCGCGGCGACATCCGGCTGGAGCGCTTCGTGCCCAAGCGGCTGGCGCTGACGCTGCAACTGGATGCCGTGCCGTACCGGATGACGGAGGACCTGCCGCTCACCGTGTCCGGCCTGCTGCAGGTGGTCGGGCCTCCCACGGGGCCCACCGTCACGGGCGGGCTGGACATCATCAAGCTGCGCTACCAGAAGCCGCTCGACATCGAAGCGCTGCTCAAGACGATGCAGAAGAAGCCGAACCTCGCCGTGGGCGGCGGGGGCGAGCGCGCGAGGGACCCCTTCTTCACCTGGGACGTCAACGTGCACTTCGGTGACGTGCGCGTGGACAACAACCTGGCGAAGGCGCGGCTCTTGGGCGACGTGCGGCTGACGGGCACGGACGTGAAGCCGGGGCTGCTGGGCCGCGTGGAGGCGGCCGAGGGCAGCCAGGCGTTCTTCCGCAACAACCTCTTCACCATCGACCAGGGGCAGCTGGAGTTCCGCGACGCGTCCGGCATCGACCCGGTGTTCGAGGTGCAGGCGCAGACGTCGGTGCGCGAGTTCGTGGTGAAGCTGCACGCGTTCGGCCGGCCGGCCAACCCGCTGGTGGTGCTGTCCTCGGAGCCGGTGCTCACGGAGGGTGACATCCTGTCGCTGCTGACACTGGGTGTGACGAGCGCGGACAAGGACACGGCCGCGTCGGCGAGCTACGGTCTGGCGGCGGAGGCCCTCTTCAACGTGTCGGGACTGGACCGGCAGGTGCGCCGGTTCCTGCCCAGCAACCCCGTTCTCAGGGATTTGTCCCTGCAGATCTCCACCACCTACAACGACGCCACCCGGCAGGCGGAGCCGACCGCACAACTGGAGTCGAAGTTCCTTTCCGAGCAGCTTAAAATCGGGATGACCCAGCCAGTGAGTGGGCGAGGCACCCGGGCACGCGCTGAGTACCGCTTCGACGACCGTCTTTCCGCACAGGCCCAGTGGGACAACGAGAACAGCCAGGCGTCGTTCGGAAACCTCGGGCTCGAGCTGAAGCTGGGCTGGGAGGTCGAGTAG
- a CDS encoding putative Ig domain-containing protein, whose translation MRKLLAALTGAVVLTLGSCTFAPDLSRFATCDTAGGCPTGTSCLTSENRCLPACGEGGPCDDDREPVDPPDAGTDAGTDAGMDVDAGTNVDAGTEDAGVADAGETDAGPSALALEPLLPDAVESTPYSGQLQARGGTPPYTFNSTGSLPAGLLLDNEGRLTGAPKKAGDQVLPVEVTDQSTPTKRASGSLTLHVRPLLRVAGPEPLANAVNNRAYTERVSATGGKGPYTFALAPEQSLPAGLTLAANGLITGTTTQAGKTTFAVVAMDSDTPPQSATGTLSITLTSAPGTVTLLSKAVPTGRVGSDYSYTVRTSGTGNWSVTGGALPPGILLDPKEGVLYGKPMSTGDFTFKLTVADLLFSDEWSYTLHVD comes from the coding sequence ATGAGGAAGCTGCTCGCCGCGCTGACGGGTGCTGTCGTCCTCACGCTGGGGTCGTGCACGTTCGCGCCGGACCTGTCGCGCTTCGCCACATGCGATACGGCGGGTGGCTGCCCCACCGGCACGTCGTGCCTCACGTCTGAGAATCGCTGTCTGCCGGCCTGCGGTGAAGGCGGCCCCTGCGACGACGACCGCGAGCCCGTGGACCCTCCGGACGCGGGCACGGACGCGGGCACGGACGCGGGCATGGACGTGGACGCGGGCACGAACGTGGATGCCGGAACCGAGGATGCCGGTGTGGCGGACGCGGGGGAAACGGACGCGGGGCCTTCCGCGCTCGCGCTGGAGCCCCTCCTGCCGGACGCGGTCGAGTCCACTCCCTATTCGGGCCAGCTCCAGGCCCGGGGCGGCACCCCACCGTACACGTTCAACTCCACCGGCTCGCTTCCCGCGGGCCTCCTGCTCGACAACGAAGGCCGCCTCACCGGCGCGCCCAAGAAGGCGGGGGACCAGGTCCTCCCGGTGGAGGTGACTGACCAGAGCACTCCGACGAAGCGCGCCAGCGGCAGCCTGACCCTGCACGTCCGTCCGCTGCTGCGGGTCGCGGGGCCGGAGCCGCTGGCGAACGCCGTCAACAATCGCGCCTATACCGAGCGCGTCTCCGCCACCGGAGGCAAGGGGCCGTACACCTTCGCCCTCGCGCCGGAGCAGTCGCTGCCGGCGGGGCTGACGCTCGCGGCGAACGGCCTCATCACCGGCACCACGACCCAGGCCGGGAAGACGACGTTCGCGGTGGTCGCGATGGACAGCGACACCCCGCCCCAGTCCGCCACCGGCACGCTCTCCATCACCCTCACGAGCGCTCCCGGCACCGTCACCCTGCTGTCGAAGGCCGTGCCCACGGGCCGCGTGGGCTCCGACTACAGCTACACCGTGCGCACCAGCGGCACGGGCAACTGGAGCGTGACGGGTGGAGCGCTTCCGCCGGGCATCCTCCTGGACCCGAAGGAAGGCGTCCTCTACGGCAAGCCCATGAGCACGGGCGACTTCACCTTCAAGCTCACCGTCGCGGACCTGCTGTTCTCCGACGAGTGGTCCTACACCCTGCACGTCGACTGA
- a CDS encoding RNA polymerase sigma factor has product MEWDDDTLRRFRDGTPEVLAEVYRAHAEPLARLLKAAAWRGAFTRLRNAMELENTLLETFARAFEPRTRAAYNGTRPYAHFLMGIARNVLLEQSRERELVGRDEAFEGLTESSSDEGGLDELLEDREVEALLAAFKGGLSREEQRLFELRFGEGLPQEEAATALGLTRIQVRRREFGLKSRLLGYLQSKGYLEDLETQGWSFFKRRGAR; this is encoded by the coding sequence ATGGAGTGGGATGACGACACGCTGCGCCGTTTTCGCGACGGCACCCCGGAGGTGCTGGCGGAGGTGTATCGCGCGCACGCGGAGCCGCTCGCTCGCCTGCTCAAGGCGGCCGCATGGCGGGGAGCCTTCACCCGTCTGAGGAACGCGATGGAGCTGGAGAACACGCTGTTGGAGACCTTCGCTCGCGCCTTCGAGCCGCGCACTCGCGCCGCCTACAACGGCACGCGTCCCTATGCCCACTTCCTGATGGGCATCGCGCGCAACGTGCTGCTGGAGCAGTCGCGCGAGCGAGAGCTGGTGGGCCGCGACGAGGCCTTCGAGGGGCTCACCGAGTCCTCCTCCGACGAGGGCGGGCTGGATGAGCTGTTGGAGGACCGCGAGGTGGAGGCGCTGCTCGCGGCGTTCAAGGGCGGCCTGTCTCGTGAAGAACAACGGCTGTTCGAGCTGCGCTTCGGCGAGGGCCTGCCCCAGGAGGAGGCCGCCACGGCGCTGGGCCTCACGCGCATCCAGGTGCGGCGGCGCGAGTTCGGGTTGAAGTCCCGGTTGCTGGGGTACCTCCAGTCGAAGGGGTACCTCGAGGACCTGGAGACGCAGGGCTGGAGCTTCTTCAAGCGGCGGGGGGCGCGATGA
- a CDS encoding POTRA domain-containing protein, whose protein sequence is MLLLVCALPAFAAPAGHDEDAPEVVAVELHLPEGMAPDGLSGLVTLRKGQALTPGAVRKSVEQLFATGRFADVVALTQDVPGGVRLVFQLMPLPLLSHVAVRGNQVLTSGELLEASGLLQGGPLDPEELDTAADAVREAYQRKGYDAVDIQVEEQPVPAGGVAVTLVVVEGKPTRVRQVTFSGSPALPLPRLVEALGMKPGEVFDRAKLDGGLERLRVLLREGQHWRAWVGTPTVVVEDSEASVAVPVSAGPAFHLRFAGNRRFPDSLLARVVAYDGEEAMDETVAARLARRLEAFYRRRGFHDARVRSLEVIRPDGDAAVLGFQVEEGAPLRVTDVRFHGNAALSSAVLRSMLTNQVAALETWPELDLPMREDPLETEGRERRYDTSVVSPPDPSTVYVEDAWLEAADAMTTAYREQGFASAQVTFRGLTVDVARHQAEADFDVEEGPQALIRAPIFLGIPLEVDPVWVNLLLPVGTPLSFERVEQAQSALERGLGRDGYLFAHVSNSVSVEENGTSAQVTYRTDPGPRVRVGQVLLQGLTRSDPDVVLAQLDLKPGQPLSVEALAEAQRRLSRLGLFRQAEVSLADPNRREASKDVLVTVQERPRIDGEVSGGYFLVDGPRITLDTAWRNLDGRGLNLLARGKVNYAGASAEALSSSRLPAGCSTGELSGEACDSDLDGFSGLGGRGNLALSQPRLSFLAPQEIGARLDLIGERVHRPSYLSTRFAAVMGVDWALASWVNVSLQYELENNRLRSRGGVLELINRADQERLRYPYGDFALHSLRPSMTLDFRDDPANPRRGMVLSSSVEFMRGISVHPTDVAGNRVPEFPIDGVKLSGSVSAYAPLGRRASVAVSARAGTIVPLTRGAQNIGSKLFYLGGSSSLRGFREDGVLPQDVREVLHQRLAACRAVISPAGCPDDLKAVLAGQVPASQGGELFTLAKAELRVPAIASVDLGLFFEAGNLWQDRTLFDPGVLRYAAGVGLRYVTPVGPLAFDVGFNLDRDEALNEAPTQFHFSIGTF, encoded by the coding sequence GTGCTGCTCCTCGTGTGTGCGCTGCCCGCCTTCGCGGCGCCCGCGGGCCACGACGAGGACGCGCCGGAAGTGGTGGCCGTGGAGCTGCACCTGCCGGAGGGCATGGCCCCGGACGGGCTTTCGGGCCTGGTCACCCTGCGCAAGGGACAGGCGCTGACGCCGGGCGCGGTGCGCAAGTCGGTGGAGCAGCTGTTCGCCACGGGGAGATTCGCGGACGTGGTGGCGCTCACGCAGGACGTGCCAGGGGGCGTGCGGCTGGTGTTCCAGCTCATGCCGCTGCCGCTGCTGTCGCACGTGGCGGTGCGCGGCAACCAGGTCCTCACGTCCGGGGAGCTGCTGGAGGCGAGCGGGCTGCTCCAGGGCGGGCCGTTGGATCCAGAGGAGCTGGACACCGCGGCGGACGCCGTGCGCGAGGCCTACCAGCGCAAGGGCTACGACGCCGTCGACATCCAGGTCGAGGAGCAGCCGGTGCCCGCGGGCGGCGTGGCGGTGACGCTGGTGGTGGTGGAGGGCAAGCCCACCCGCGTGCGGCAGGTGACCTTCTCCGGCAGCCCCGCGCTGCCGCTGCCGCGTCTGGTGGAAGCGCTGGGGATGAAGCCTGGAGAGGTCTTCGACCGGGCGAAGCTGGACGGCGGCCTGGAGCGGCTGCGCGTGCTCCTGCGCGAGGGCCAGCACTGGCGGGCCTGGGTGGGCACGCCCACCGTCGTCGTGGAGGACAGCGAGGCGTCCGTGGCGGTGCCGGTGTCCGCGGGGCCCGCGTTCCACCTGCGCTTCGCGGGCAACCGCCGCTTCCCGGACTCGCTGCTGGCGCGCGTGGTGGCCTACGACGGCGAGGAGGCGATGGACGAGACCGTGGCGGCGCGGCTCGCGCGGCGGCTGGAGGCGTTCTACCGGCGGCGCGGCTTCCACGACGCGCGCGTGCGGTCGCTGGAGGTCATCCGGCCGGACGGCGACGCGGCGGTGCTGGGCTTCCAGGTGGAGGAGGGCGCCCCGCTGCGCGTGACGGACGTGCGCTTCCACGGCAACGCGGCGCTGTCCTCCGCCGTGCTGCGCTCCATGCTCACCAACCAGGTGGCGGCGCTGGAGACGTGGCCGGAGCTGGACCTGCCCATGCGCGAGGACCCGCTGGAGACGGAGGGGCGCGAGCGGCGCTACGACACGAGCGTGGTGTCCCCGCCCGACCCGTCCACGGTCTACGTGGAGGACGCGTGGCTGGAGGCCGCCGACGCGATGACGACGGCCTACCGCGAGCAGGGCTTCGCGTCCGCGCAGGTGACCTTCCGGGGGCTCACGGTGGACGTGGCCCGCCACCAGGCGGAGGCGGACTTCGACGTGGAGGAGGGGCCCCAGGCGTTGATCCGCGCGCCCATCTTCCTGGGCATCCCGCTGGAGGTGGATCCCGTCTGGGTGAACCTGCTGCTGCCCGTGGGGACGCCGCTGAGCTTCGAGAGGGTGGAGCAGGCGCAGTCCGCGCTGGAGCGGGGACTGGGCCGCGATGGCTACCTCTTCGCGCACGTGAGCAACTCCGTGTCGGTGGAGGAGAATGGCACCTCCGCGCAGGTGACCTACCGCACGGATCCGGGGCCCCGCGTGCGCGTGGGGCAGGTGCTGCTCCAGGGGCTGACGCGCTCGGATCCGGACGTGGTGCTGGCGCAGCTGGATTTGAAGCCCGGACAGCCGCTTTCGGTGGAGGCGTTGGCGGAGGCGCAGCGCCGGCTGTCGCGGCTGGGGCTGTTCCGCCAGGCGGAGGTGTCGCTGGCGGACCCCAACCGCCGCGAGGCCTCCAAGGACGTGCTGGTGACGGTGCAGGAGCGCCCGCGCATCGACGGCGAGGTGTCCGGCGGCTACTTCCTGGTGGACGGTCCGCGCATCACGCTGGACACGGCGTGGCGCAACCTGGATGGCCGGGGGCTGAACCTCCTGGCGCGCGGCAAGGTGAACTACGCGGGCGCGAGCGCGGAGGCGCTGTCGTCCTCGCGGCTTCCGGCCGGGTGCTCCACCGGAGAGCTGTCCGGCGAGGCGTGTGACTCCGACCTGGATGGCTTCAGCGGCCTGGGCGGGCGCGGCAACCTGGCGCTGTCCCAGCCCCGGCTGTCCTTCCTGGCGCCGCAGGAGATTGGCGCGCGGTTGGACCTCATCGGCGAGCGCGTGCACCGGCCTTCGTACCTGTCCACCCGGTTCGCGGCGGTGATGGGCGTGGACTGGGCGCTGGCGTCGTGGGTGAACGTGTCGCTCCAGTACGAACTGGAGAACAACCGGCTGCGCTCGCGCGGAGGCGTGCTGGAGCTGATCAATCGCGCGGACCAGGAGCGCCTGCGCTACCCGTACGGCGACTTCGCGTTGCACTCGCTGCGCCCGTCCATGACGTTGGACTTCCGCGACGACCCGGCGAACCCCCGGCGCGGCATGGTGCTCAGCAGCAGCGTGGAGTTCATGCGCGGCATCAGCGTCCATCCCACGGACGTCGCGGGCAACCGCGTGCCGGAGTTCCCCATCGACGGCGTGAAGCTGTCCGGCAGCGTGAGCGCGTACGCGCCGCTGGGCCGCCGCGCGAGCGTGGCGGTGAGCGCGCGCGCGGGCACCATCGTGCCGCTGACGCGGGGGGCGCAGAACATCGGGTCCAAGCTGTTCTACCTGGGCGGCTCGTCCAGCCTCCGGGGCTTCCGCGAGGACGGCGTGCTGCCGCAGGACGTGCGCGAGGTGCTGCACCAGCGGCTGGCCGCGTGCCGCGCCGTGATTTCCCCCGCGGGCTGCCCGGACGACCTGAAGGCGGTGCTCGCCGGACAGGTGCCTGCGAGCCAGGGTGGCGAGCTCTTCACGCTGGCCAAGGCGGAGCTGCGCGTGCCGGCCATCGCCTCGGTGGACCTGGGGCTCTTCTTCGAGGCGGGCAACCTGTGGCAGGACCGCACGCTGTTCGACCCGGGCGTGCTGCGTTACGCGGCGGGCGTGGGCCTGCGCTACGTGACGCCCGTGGGCCCGCTCGCCTTCGACGTGGGCTTCAACCTGGACCGCGACGAAGCGCTCAACGAGGCTCCCACGCAGTTCCACTTCAGCATCGGGACGTTCTGA